In Chloroflexota bacterium, one DNA window encodes the following:
- a CDS encoding cache domain-containing protein produces MTRLPVDGDRQMREERAMQEIWERTRANGDSILATVAGILAIVALIIAIAGTTGVTREEAQEMVDDAVARVADPAGYTQRVVQEAIDRYDAEGRDASIAYHLSKESIDGPWYVFLLDENGFVIANPARPDFVGTTPAVRSDITGKPYGLEVVAADENGRWVDYVFINPATGVPERKHTWVIKHDGLSFASGWYEPISRADDPATYTQAAVASAISRYAAEGREASIAYHQSTESIDGPWYVFLLDEDGYVLANPARPDFVGTTPAVRSDITGKPYGLEVVAADENGRWVDYVFVNPVTGEPERKHTWVIKHDGLSFASGWYEPISREDDPATFTQAFVARALSRYDAEGLDATVAHYNTPESLEGQWYVFIFDEADRLLTHPDPSLLGDDLKGPLGTDITGRVFGLEMLQADEDGIWVSYVFANPANGQPQVKHSWVLRHDGLLFGSGWYEFVSGEDQLPVSGEDQLAAVVVPSDG; encoded by the coding sequence ATGACTCGGCTTCCGGTCGACGGCGACCGGCAAATGCGTGAGGAACGGGCGATGCAGGAAATCTGGGAACGCACAAGGGCCAACGGAGATTCGATCCTGGCGACGGTTGCCGGCATCCTCGCGATCGTCGCACTCATCATCGCAATCGCCGGGACTACGGGGGTCACGCGCGAGGAAGCCCAGGAGATGGTCGACGACGCCGTCGCGCGCGTGGCCGATCCGGCCGGCTACACCCAGCGCGTGGTGCAGGAAGCGATCGATCGCTACGACGCCGAGGGGCGTGACGCCTCTATCGCCTACCACCTGTCGAAGGAAAGCATCGACGGCCCGTGGTACGTGTTCCTGCTGGACGAAAACGGCTTTGTGATAGCCAATCCCGCTCGCCCGGACTTCGTGGGCACCACGCCAGCCGTCCGGTCGGATATCACCGGCAAGCCCTACGGGCTGGAAGTAGTGGCGGCGGACGAGAACGGGCGCTGGGTGGACTACGTGTTCATAAACCCGGCGACCGGCGTGCCCGAGCGCAAACATACCTGGGTCATCAAGCACGACGGCCTGTCCTTCGCCTCGGGCTGGTACGAGCCAATCTCGCGCGCGGACGATCCGGCGACCTACACGCAGGCCGCGGTGGCCTCGGCCATCAGCCGCTATGCGGCCGAGGGACGCGAGGCGTCCATCGCCTATCACCAGTCCACAGAGAGCATCGACGGGCCGTGGTACGTGTTCCTGTTGGACGAAGACGGCTACGTCCTGGCCAATCCCGCGCGCCCGGACTTCGTGGGCACCACGCCCGCCGTCCGGTCGGACATCACCGGCAAGCCCTACGGACTGGAAGTGGTGGCGGCCGACGAGAACGGGCGCTGGGTGGACTACGTGTTCGTCAACCCGGTCACCGGCGAGCCCGAGCGCAAGCACACCTGGGTCATCAAGCACGACGGTTTGTCATTCGCCTCGGGCTGGTACGAACCCATTTCGCGGGAGGACGACCCAGCGACGTTCACCCAGGCATTCGTGGCCCGGGCCCTCAGCCGCTACGACGCGGAGGGACTGGACGCCACCGTGGCGCACTACAACACGCCCGAGAGTCTCGAGGGCCAGTGGTACGTCTTCATTTTCGACGAAGCCGACCGCCTGCTCACGCATCCCGACCCGAGTCTGCTCGGCGACGACTTGAAGGGTCCGCTGGGAACGGACATCACGGGGCGTGTGTTCGGTCTCGAGATGCTCCAGGCCGACGAGGACGGTATCTGGGTGAGCTACGTATTCGCGAACCCCGCAAACGGGCAGCCCCAGGTCAAGCACTCCTGGGTCCTGCGGCACGACGGTCTCCTCTTCGGGTCGGGGTGGTATGAGTTCGTCTCAGGCGAGGACCAGCTTCCCGTCTCCGGCGAGGACCAGCTTGCGGCGGTGGTAGTTCCAAGCGACGGGTGA
- a CDS encoding histone H1 has translation MAKQKAHTGPLDFSETAHGMMQRIIAKADPDADVDADEDPAPESPHVDAGRKGGQARAASLSASERSAIAAKGGEARWAASSE, from the coding sequence ATGGCTAAGCAGAAGGCACACACTGGCCCGCTCGACTTCAGCGAGACGGCCCACGGCATGATGCAGCGCATCATCGCCAAGGCCGACCCTGACGCCGACGTGGACGCCGACGAAGACCCCGCGCCCGAGTCGCCGCACGTGGACGCCGGGCGCAAGGGCGGCCAGGCGCGGGCCGCCTCACTGAGCGCCTCGGAGCGGTCCGCCATCGCGGCCAAGGGCGGGGAGGCTCGCTGGGCCGCCAGTTCGGAGTAG
- a CDS encoding DNA methyltransferase, with protein MDGLERILGPSGMLAYLSYMAERLEHCRRLLKPTGSLYLHCDPTASHYLKIVLDGIFGANGYTNELSWKRTTTKGDYRQGARNWPRVRDVVLHYVRNPNAQAVFNQPFGQYADRYIKSHYSRVETGSGRRYRLDNLTAPGAGARGHPKYEFMGVTRYWRYSEEKMKGLLDAGRVVQTAPGRVPSYKRYLDEMPGVAIGDAWEDIAPLNSQAKERLGYPTQKPVALLERIIEASSNPGDVVLDPFCGCGTTIAAARNLDRQWIGVDIDAFAIDIIRERLEDPGIPAHGIPYDLAGASKLATERPFAFETWAVRRLSGFVPNTKQVADGGVDGRGTVWEQPDDDVTKLALAQVKGGAFSSDSLRGFGRVINRNRAALGCYLTLEPVDTPSARVEASDMGSVCIDGVTYPRLQRWSMAEYFENRPPLLPLMADPYTGKPLQPRLI; from the coding sequence TTGGATGGCCTGGAGCGGATCCTCGGCCCGTCGGGAATGCTGGCCTATTTGTCGTACATGGCCGAGCGCCTTGAACATTGCCGCCGATTGTTGAAGCCCACTGGCAGTCTCTACTTGCACTGTGACCCGACGGCTTCGCACTATCTCAAGATCGTTTTAGATGGCATATTCGGTGCCAACGGATACACCAACGAACTCAGTTGGAAGCGCACAACAACGAAAGGGGATTATCGGCAAGGCGCTCGCAATTGGCCGCGCGTTCGAGATGTGGTCTTACACTACGTACGCAACCCAAATGCTCAAGCAGTATTTAACCAACCATTCGGCCAATATGCTGATCGATATATCAAAAGCCATTACAGCCGTGTTGAGACGGGCAGTGGGCGGCGCTACCGACTCGATAACTTGACGGCACCCGGAGCCGGGGCGCGAGGCCATCCAAAGTACGAATTTATGGGTGTCACTCGATACTGGCGATACAGCGAAGAGAAAATGAAAGGCCTGCTCGACGCTGGCCGGGTCGTACAGACTGCCCCTGGTCGTGTTCCGTCCTACAAGCGATATCTTGACGAAATGCCAGGCGTCGCCATCGGCGATGCATGGGAGGACATCGCGCCGCTCAATTCGCAGGCTAAGGAGCGGCTTGGTTATCCAACACAGAAGCCCGTCGCCCTGCTCGAACGGATTATTGAGGCATCCAGTAACCCTGGCGACGTGGTGTTGGACCCCTTTTGTGGTTGCGGGACGACCATCGCGGCGGCCCGGAACCTTGACCGGCAGTGGATCGGTGTCGATATCGACGCCTTTGCCATCGACATAATCCGCGAACGTCTCGAAGACCCCGGCATCCCAGCGCACGGCATCCCCTACGATCTGGCGGGCGCCTCGAAGTTGGCGACCGAGCGACCATTTGCGTTTGAGACCTGGGCGGTGCGGCGGCTCAGTGGATTCGTGCCGAACACCAAGCAGGTCGCCGATGGTGGCGTCGATGGCCGGGGGACAGTTTGGGAGCAACCCGACGATGATGTCACCAAGCTGGCGCTCGCCCAGGTGAAGGGCGGAGCGTTCAGCAGTGATAGCCTCCGAGGTTTTGGCCGCGTCATTAATCGAAACCGCGCCGCACTCGGGTGCTATCTCACGCTTGAACCAGTGGACACGCCGTCGGCCCGAGTTGAGGCGTCCGATATGGGTAGCGTGTGCATAGATGGTGTGACGTACCCGCGGCTCCAACGCTGGTCCATGGCGGAGTATTTCGAGAACCGTCCGCCGCTCCTTCCGCTGATGGCGGACCCCTACACCGGCAAGCCATTACAGCCCCGTTTGATTTGA
- a CDS encoding IS1 family transposase, which yields MRRLSREQRAQILALQVEGNSLRATSRLTGRSLNTVTRLVVEAGQACAAAHGALVRDLRSQRVQCDELWAFVAMKARNVPQERRGEFGVGDVWTFTALDADSKLIVTWLIGKRDTATARHFLMDVGRRIAGRFQLTTDGANFYREAAAEAFGAAIDYAQLQKLYGQAPEAERRYSPPVCVGTRAEIVQGVPNMEHVSTSHVERHNLTVRMGSRRYTRLTNAFSKKVYNHSCASALLMFHYNYVRPHTTLTKRANGKPTTPAMASGLATRPWTMADLVELVEEREDTAADVAKRRKDRRKSK from the coding sequence ATGCGCCGCCTCAGCCGCGAGCAACGGGCACAGATTCTGGCCCTCCAAGTCGAGGGCAACTCCCTGCGAGCCACGTCACGCCTCACGGGCCGCTCGCTGAACACCGTCACCCGTCTCGTCGTTGAGGCCGGGCAAGCGTGCGCCGCCGCTCACGGGGCGCTGGTGCGCGACCTACGCTCGCAGCGCGTCCAGTGCGACGAGCTGTGGGCGTTCGTGGCCATGAAGGCCCGCAACGTGCCGCAGGAGCGGCGCGGCGAGTTTGGCGTCGGCGACGTGTGGACGTTCACGGCGCTGGACGCGGACTCGAAGCTGATCGTGACGTGGCTGATCGGCAAGCGCGACACGGCGACGGCGCGGCACTTCCTGATGGACGTGGGCCGCCGGATCGCGGGCCGGTTCCAACTCACGACGGACGGCGCGAACTTCTACCGCGAGGCCGCCGCCGAGGCATTCGGCGCGGCCATCGACTACGCGCAACTCCAGAAGCTCTACGGGCAAGCGCCCGAGGCCGAGCGGCGCTACAGCCCGCCGGTGTGCGTCGGCACGCGAGCCGAGATCGTCCAGGGCGTCCCGAACATGGAGCATGTCAGCACGTCGCACGTGGAGCGCCACAACCTCACCGTGCGGATGGGTTCGCGCCGCTACACGCGCCTCACGAACGCCTTCTCCAAGAAGGTCTACAACCACTCATGCGCGTCGGCCCTGCTGATGTTCCACTACAACTACGTGCGCCCGCACACGACGCTCACGAAGCGCGCGAACGGCAAGCCGACCACGCCAGCGATGGCGTCGGGACTGGCAACGCGCCCGTGGACCATGGCGGACCTGGTGGAGCTGGTCGAGGAGCGCGAGGACACGGCGGCCGACGTGGCGAAGCGGCGCAAAGACCGCCGCAAGTCAAAGTGA
- a CDS encoding UbiX family flavin prenyltransferase, with product MPDHGGPRPSLILGISGATGAVLADAAAKALLDRGERLDVVCSDYGELMWHHEMQERFRDATARWASHGDLTVHRPQDVAAPISSGSYPVRGMLIVPCSMATLGALASGAGTNLLHRAADVTLKEKRRLVVVPRETPLSIIHLRNLLTLAEAGATVLPPEPAFYLRPSKVSEIVDALVDRMLQALGVVEAPADEHRWA from the coding sequence TTGCCTGACCACGGAGGGCCGCGCCCCAGTCTGATCCTGGGGATTTCGGGGGCGACGGGCGCGGTGCTGGCCGACGCGGCGGCCAAGGCCCTGTTGGATCGTGGCGAGCGGCTCGACGTGGTGTGCAGTGACTACGGCGAGCTGATGTGGCACCACGAGATGCAAGAGCGCTTTCGCGACGCCACGGCCCGCTGGGCGTCCCATGGCGACCTGACCGTCCACCGACCGCAGGACGTCGCGGCGCCGATCTCGAGCGGCAGCTACCCGGTGCGCGGCATGCTGATCGTTCCGTGCAGCATGGCCACGCTTGGCGCGCTGGCCAGCGGCGCGGGCACCAACCTGCTCCATCGCGCCGCCGACGTGACGCTCAAGGAGAAGCGCCGCCTGGTCGTCGTGCCGCGGGAGACGCCGCTCTCCATCATCCACTTGCGCAACCTGCTCACGCTCGCCGAGGCCGGCGCCACGGTTCTGCCCCCGGAGCCGGCGTTTTACCTGCGACCGTCGAAGGTCAGCGAAATCGTGGACGCGCTGGTGGACCGCATGTTGCAGGCGCTGGGAGTGGTCGAAGCCCCCGCCGACGAGCACCGCTGGGCGTAG
- the ubiA gene encoding putative 4-hydroxybenzoate polyprenyltransferase yields MNPAAAAMRLRLYLDAIKFEHTIFALPFAFLGMVLAQDGWPGWRTFLWITVAMAGARTGAMAANRLIDARIDAANPRTAERALPAGRMSRVEMLGLASAGFALLHIAAWQLNLLALALAPVAMVTVTLYSFTKRFTWLSHWILGLADGIAPVGGWIAVRGDIGAEAIVLALVVMFWIAGFDVLYSLQDLGFDRKRGLHSVPARFGTRRALQIARGSHAMTVVTLIVLGLIAPLSWPYWVGVGLIGALLIYEHALLRNDLSRLNLAFFNMNGYVAITALVFTIAGVWVA; encoded by the coding sequence ATGAACCCGGCCGCCGCCGCTATGCGTCTGCGCTTGTATCTCGACGCGATCAAGTTCGAGCACACGATCTTCGCGTTGCCGTTTGCCTTTCTGGGGATGGTGCTGGCGCAGGACGGCTGGCCCGGGTGGCGCACCTTCCTGTGGATCACCGTGGCGATGGCCGGCGCGCGCACGGGCGCCATGGCGGCCAACCGGCTGATCGACGCACGAATCGACGCGGCCAACCCGCGCACGGCCGAACGCGCCCTGCCCGCGGGCCGGATGTCGCGCGTGGAGATGCTGGGGCTAGCGTCGGCGGGCTTTGCCCTGCTGCACATCGCTGCGTGGCAGCTCAACCTGCTGGCGCTGGCGCTGGCGCCGGTGGCCATGGTCACCGTCACGCTCTACTCCTTCACCAAGCGGTTCACATGGTTGAGCCATTGGATCTTGGGACTCGCCGACGGCATCGCGCCCGTGGGCGGCTGGATCGCCGTGCGCGGCGACATCGGCGCGGAGGCCATCGTCTTGGCGCTGGTGGTGATGTTCTGGATTGCGGGGTTCGACGTGCTCTATTCCCTCCAGGATTTGGGATTCGACCGTAAGCGCGGGCTGCATTCAGTTCCGGCGCGATTTGGCACGCGTCGCGCGCTGCAGATCGCACGGGGATCGCACGCGATGACGGTGGTAACGCTGATCGTGTTGGGTCTGATCGCCCCGCTGTCATGGCCCTATTGGGTCGGCGTTGGCCTGATCGGCGCGCTGCTCATCTATGAACACGCGCTGCTGCGCAACGACCTGTCGCGGCTCAACCTGGCCTTTTTCAACATGAACGGCTACGTGGCGATCACCGCGCTGGTGTTCACCATTGCCGGCGTGTGGGTTGCCTGA
- a CDS encoding menaquinone biosynthesis decarboxylase, whose translation MAFQDLRAFIDHIEQQGQLRRIQVEVDPHLEITEIADRVMKADGPALLFENVKGSDVPLAINLLGTQQRMAWALGMDDWSELETRIEHLLNLAMSPPPAGIWGKLRTLGEIVHIGRIGPRTVRAGPVQDVVETSAPTLDGLPIPTCWPEDGGPYITMPLVFTHDPASGKRNMGMYRLQVFDSQTLGMHWQLHKGGAEHWRRSGEASTRMEVAIAIGADPVLLYSATAPLPPDVDELVFAGFLRGSSVEMVPAQTVDILVPARAEIVLEGYVDPAESRMEGPFGDHVGYYSLAEPYPVFHLTAVTRRRDPVYVSTIVGRPPMEDGWIGKATERLFLPLVRLVIPEIVDMNLPVHGVFHNFAIVSIRKRYPGQARKVMHAIWGTGQLMFTKYVIVVDADVDVHDLSEVLWRVGANTDPGRDTEHAQGVMDALEFATTHANVGGKLGIDATRKLPEEGFPREWPPDIVMDEDVVRRVDERWTSYGI comes from the coding sequence ATGGCATTCCAAGACCTGCGCGCCTTCATCGACCACATCGAGCAGCAGGGGCAACTGCGCCGGATCCAGGTCGAAGTGGACCCCCATCTCGAGATTACCGAGATTGCCGACCGGGTCATGAAGGCGGACGGACCGGCGCTGCTCTTCGAGAATGTGAAGGGCTCAGACGTGCCGCTGGCGATCAACCTGCTTGGCACTCAGCAGCGGATGGCCTGGGCCCTGGGCATGGACGACTGGTCCGAATTGGAAACCCGCATCGAGCACCTGCTGAACCTCGCCATGAGCCCGCCGCCCGCCGGCATCTGGGGCAAGCTGCGGACCCTTGGCGAGATCGTGCACATCGGCCGCATCGGCCCGCGCACGGTGCGCGCCGGTCCGGTGCAGGACGTCGTCGAGACGTCCGCTCCCACGCTGGACGGCCTGCCCATTCCGACTTGCTGGCCGGAGGACGGCGGCCCCTACATCACCATGCCGCTGGTGTTCACCCACGATCCGGCCAGCGGCAAGCGCAACATGGGCATGTACCGCTTGCAGGTCTTCGACTCGCAGACGCTGGGCATGCACTGGCAACTGCACAAGGGCGGGGCGGAGCACTGGCGGCGCAGCGGCGAGGCGAGCACCCGCATGGAAGTGGCCATCGCCATCGGCGCCGACCCGGTGCTCTTGTACTCCGCCACGGCGCCCTTGCCGCCGGACGTGGACGAGCTGGTGTTTGCCGGATTCCTGCGGGGCTCATCGGTTGAGATGGTGCCGGCGCAGACGGTGGACATCCTGGTCCCAGCCCGCGCCGAAATCGTGCTCGAGGGATACGTCGACCCCGCGGAGTCGCGGATGGAAGGGCCGTTCGGGGACCACGTCGGCTACTACTCGCTCGCGGAGCCCTATCCGGTGTTTCATCTGACGGCGGTCACGCGGCGGCGCGATCCAGTCTACGTCTCCACCATCGTTGGGCGGCCGCCGATGGAGGACGGCTGGATCGGCAAGGCCACCGAGCGACTCTTTTTGCCGCTGGTGCGCCTCGTCATCCCCGAAATCGTGGACATGAACCTGCCCGTCCACGGCGTGTTTCACAACTTCGCGATCGTATCGATTCGCAAACGCTATCCGGGGCAGGCGCGCAAGGTCATGCACGCCATCTGGGGCACCGGTCAGCTCATGTTCACCAAATACGTGATCGTGGTGGACGCCGACGTGGACGTGCATGATTTGAGCGAGGTTCTATGGCGCGTCGGGGCGAACACCGACCCCGGCCGCGACACGGAGCACGCCCAGGGAGTGATGGATGCGCTGGAGTTCGCCACCACGCACGCGAATGTGGGCGGCAAGCTCGGCATCGACGCCACGCGCAAGCTGCCCGAGGAAGGCTTTCCACGGGAGTGGCCGCCGGACATCGTGATGGACGAGGACGTCGTACGCCGGGTCGACGAACGGTGGACCAGCTATGGCATCTAG
- a CDS encoding HAD-IIA family hydrolase — MPSAAPHRHDCEPALVPIRRRAFAFDMDGVVYRGPELIPGAAEAVAAVQHLGLPTLFITNNSRQNPVELAAKLQGLGIDAGPESIVSAVVATVSYLRAHHPAPCRVLVLGGESLATQIADAGYEMATWDGDDVPEVVVVGVDFGLTYDRLRRATRAIMLDGAEYLAVNTDPQYPTPSGPIPGAGAMTAAVAAVTGRPPVIVGKPSAHMFRVIMERAGVDAADLVVLGDMLTADIAGARAVGAESVLVLTGTTSATEAAAAPADQRPDHVIESLYDLPLPALVGM, encoded by the coding sequence ATGCCATCGGCTGCGCCGCACCGGCACGACTGCGAGCCGGCGCTCGTTCCGATCCGGAGGCGCGCCTTCGCTTTCGACATGGACGGCGTGGTCTATCGCGGCCCCGAGCTGATTCCAGGCGCGGCCGAAGCCGTGGCCGCGGTGCAGCACCTGGGTCTCCCGACGCTCTTCATCACCAACAACTCGCGCCAGAACCCGGTGGAGCTGGCGGCCAAGCTGCAAGGCCTGGGCATCGACGCGGGTCCCGAGAGCATCGTGTCGGCGGTGGTCGCCACCGTGTCCTACCTGCGCGCGCACCACCCAGCGCCGTGCCGGGTGCTCGTGCTGGGCGGCGAGAGCCTAGCAACACAGATTGCGGACGCCGGCTACGAGATGGCGACGTGGGACGGCGACGACGTTCCGGAGGTCGTCGTGGTCGGCGTGGACTTTGGACTGACCTACGACAGGCTGCGGCGCGCGACCCGCGCCATCATGCTGGACGGCGCCGAGTACCTGGCCGTGAACACCGACCCGCAATACCCCACACCCAGCGGCCCCATACCGGGCGCCGGCGCGATGACGGCCGCCGTCGCGGCCGTGACCGGGCGGCCGCCGGTCATCGTGGGCAAGCCCTCGGCCCACATGTTTCGGGTCATCATGGAACGCGCCGGGGTGGATGCCGCCGACCTGGTGGTGCTGGGCGACATGTTGACCGCGGACATCGCCGGGGCCCGCGCCGTCGGCGCCGAGTCGGTGCTGGTCCTCACCGGCACCACGTCGGCCACCGAGGCCGCCGCCGCACCCGCCGACCAACGGCCGGACCACGTCATCGAGTCGCTGTACGACCTGCCGCTGCCCGCGTTGGTCGGGATGTAG
- a CDS encoding phosphoglycerate dehydrogenase yields MARVLVTSRLAVKSLDTTWRDLLEQAGHEVVIAQVPQEQMYPTEEQLKDLLQGITATVASSESYTRAVFESAPELRVVSRVGVGYDAIDTAAAADHDVVAMIAAGSNDTTVAESAVAMILALARELYAYVTNTAEGDWSRGLMNEIRDKTIGVVGLGRIGKSVVRRLAGFDPVLLAAEPYPDQEFVEQYGIELVEVDDLFQRSDYVTLHVNTTPDTVNLVNERRLGLMKSTAYLVNTARGGLVDEDALYAALTQGVIAGAALDVRAQEPPSDHGLAQLPNVIATPHVAGISTDCVSRMADMAAQNIVDVLQGSWRREMVVNGLYSD; encoded by the coding sequence GTGGCTCGCGTCCTCGTGACCTCTCGGCTCGCTGTAAAGTCCCTCGACACCACCTGGCGCGACCTGCTGGAGCAGGCCGGCCATGAGGTGGTCATCGCCCAGGTTCCGCAGGAGCAGATGTATCCCACCGAGGAGCAGCTCAAGGATCTGCTGCAGGGAATCACGGCCACGGTGGCAAGCAGCGAGTCGTATACCCGAGCAGTCTTCGAGAGCGCGCCCGAGCTGCGCGTAGTCTCGCGCGTGGGGGTGGGCTACGACGCCATCGACACCGCCGCGGCGGCCGACCACGACGTGGTGGCCATGATCGCCGCGGGCTCCAACGACACCACGGTCGCCGAGTCGGCCGTGGCGATGATCCTGGCCCTGGCGCGCGAGCTATATGCCTACGTCACGAATACCGCCGAGGGCGACTGGTCGCGCGGCCTGATGAACGAAATCCGCGACAAGACCATTGGCGTGGTGGGCCTGGGCCGCATCGGCAAGAGCGTGGTGCGGCGCCTGGCCGGGTTCGATCCAGTGCTCCTCGCCGCCGAGCCCTATCCCGACCAGGAGTTCGTGGAGCAATACGGCATCGAGCTGGTGGAGGTCGACGATCTATTCCAACGTTCGGACTACGTGACCCTGCACGTGAATACGACGCCGGACACCGTCAACCTCGTGAACGAGCGACGGCTGGGACTGATGAAGTCCACCGCCTATCTCGTGAACACCGCCCGCGGAGGTCTGGTGGACGAAGACGCGCTCTACGCGGCGTTGACACAGGGCGTCATCGCGGGCGCCGCGCTGGACGTGCGCGCGCAAGAGCCGCCGTCGGACCATGGGCTGGCCCAGTTGCCGAACGTGATTGCCACACCCCACGTGGCGGGCATCTCCACCGACTGCGTGTCGCGCATGGCCGACATGGCCGCGCAGAACATCGTCGATGTCTTGCAGGGTTCCTGGCGGCGCGAGATGGTCGTGAACGGCCTCTACTCGGACTGA
- the fabZ gene encoding 3-hydroxyacyl-ACP dehydratase FabZ gives MTEPPLDRAAIEAVIPHREPFLFVDRIVEIEYGRRAVGYIDDVGSLQANVLRGHFPGFPVMPGVIIVEALAQVGGVAALGLPENCDKIAMLTGLDKWKFRTPARPGDQVRLETELLRVRANFGRGRGRATIGDALVAEGEISFAIVDRPAEFGR, from the coding sequence ATGACGGAGCCGCCGCTGGACCGCGCCGCCATCGAGGCGGTCATCCCCCATCGGGAGCCGTTTCTCTTCGTGGACCGCATCGTGGAGATCGAGTACGGGCGGCGCGCGGTGGGGTACATCGACGACGTCGGGTCGCTGCAGGCCAACGTGTTGCGGGGCCACTTTCCCGGGTTTCCGGTGATGCCGGGCGTGATCATCGTCGAAGCGCTGGCCCAGGTGGGCGGGGTGGCGGCGCTGGGGCTGCCGGAGAATTGCGACAAGATCGCCATGCTCACCGGGCTGGACAAGTGGAAGTTCCGCACGCCGGCGCGTCCCGGCGACCAGGTGCGGTTGGAGACGGAGCTGCTGCGGGTGCGCGCCAACTTCGGGCGCGGTCGCGGACGGGCGACGATTGGCGATGCGCTGGTCGCCGAGGGCGAGATCAGCTTCGCCATCGTGGACCGGCCCGCGGAGTTCGGCCGGTAG
- a CDS encoding DUF488 domain-containing protein, whose translation MRRFAIRHRGLRGDALIAETYRRYPYFAIRSEIAERVLQNDQGALRKIAAACPPRRSARILTIGYERRTLESYLSKLIQSSVTILCDVRRNAISRKYGFSKTTLANACDGVGIRYEHFPELGIESQRRQGLKTQADVDGLFRCYRRDTLPMQGHALNRIHSWLRSGQSVALTCYEREASQCHRHCVADALGRRSDPTNVSQQPVGTLDSEETYIVRHL comes from the coding sequence ATGAGGCGATTTGCGATCCGTCATAGGGGACTACGCGGCGACGCGCTCATTGCGGAGACGTATCGCCGCTATCCCTACTTCGCAATCCGCAGCGAGATTGCCGAACGCGTGCTGCAGAATGACCAGGGTGCGCTCCGTAAGATCGCGGCGGCTTGCCCCCCACGCCGCTCCGCCAGGATTCTTACTATTGGGTACGAGAGGCGAACGTTGGAAAGCTATCTAAGCAAGCTGATTCAGTCGAGCGTAACGATACTGTGCGACGTTCGGCGAAACGCCATCAGTCGCAAGTACGGGTTTTCGAAGACCACGCTTGCCAACGCGTGCGATGGAGTAGGCATTCGCTACGAGCACTTCCCCGAGCTCGGCATTGAGTCGCAGCGGCGGCAGGGACTAAAGACTCAGGCGGATGTTGACGGCCTCTTTAGGTGCTACCGCCGAGACACTCTTCCGATGCAGGGCCACGCACTCAACCGAATTCATTCGTGGCTGCGCTCTGGCCAGTCAGTCGCACTCACCTGCTATGAACGTGAGGCTTCGCAGTGTCACCGCCACTGTGTCGCCGATGCTCTCGGGCGGCGGAGTGATCCAACGAATGTGAGCCAGCAGCCCGTGGGGACCTTGGATTCTGAGGAAACCTACATCGTGCGACACCTATGA
- a CDS encoding PIN domain-containing protein produces the protein MSVAYVDTSALVAVAFDDRSGTAIAGRLDECSRLLASNLLEAELRAVFARERLDFAPKLVAGIDWVLPDRPLAPEMAAVLESGHLRGADLWHVAMALYAAPEPGQIAFVTRDERQQAAAAELGFQV, from the coding sequence GTGAGCGTCGCCTACGTCGACACATCCGCGCTGGTCGCCGTCGCCTTCGATGATCGGTCCGGGACGGCGATTGCCGGGCGTCTCGATGAGTGCTCGCGCCTGCTCGCCTCGAATCTCCTAGAGGCCGAGTTGCGCGCCGTGTTTGCACGCGAGCGCCTCGACTTCGCGCCCAAACTGGTCGCCGGCATCGATTGGGTGCTGCCGGACCGGCCCCTGGCGCCCGAGATGGCGGCCGTTCTCGAGTCCGGCCACTTGCGCGGCGCCGACCTATGGCACGTCGCGATGGCCCTTTACGCCGCGCCCGAGCCCGGCCAGATCGCCTTCGTCACGCGCGACGAGCGACAGCAGGCAGCGGCCGCGGAGCTCGGTTTTCAGGTGTAA
- a CDS encoding type II toxin-antitoxin system prevent-host-death family antitoxin, translating to MGITYSTYEAKARFAEVMRQVREGKTVTVSYRGEPVAEIRPLQPEPATIEERLEDLERRGVLVRSSLARRPLQVVARRDGAVERFLTERNE from the coding sequence ATGGGCATTACCTATTCGACCTATGAAGCCAAGGCGCGCTTCGCCGAAGTCATGCGGCAGGTGCGCGAGGGGAAGACCGTCACGGTGTCCTATCGCGGCGAGCCGGTAGCCGAGATCCGGCCGCTCCAGCCGGAACCGGCCACGATCGAAGAACGGCTGGAGGACCTGGAGCGGCGTGGGGTCCTGGTTCGCTCAAGCCTGGCGCGTCGCCCGCTGCAAGTGGTGGCCCGCCGCGACGGCGCCGTGGAGCGATTTCTCACCGAGCGCAACGAGTGA